The Erythrobacter litoralis HTCC2594 nucleotide sequence GGCAGGGGCAAGCGTGTGGACGTTGTTTCCTTGGCTGTCGACGGCCACCGTCACCGGCATGTCCTTGACGGTGAATTCGTAGATCGCCTCCATTCCGAGGTCTTCGAAGCCGACGACCCTGGATTCCTTGATCGCGCGCGCCACGAGGTAAGCCGCGCCGCCCGTCGCCATGAGGTAGGCGACCTTGTAGCGGCTGATCACTTCCACCGCGTCATGGCCGCGTTCGGCCTTGCCGATCATCGCCAGCAGGCCGAGGTCGAGCATCATCTCGGTGAATTTGTCCATCCGCGTAGCGGTGGTCGGGCCGGCGGGGCCGACGACTTCGCCCATCACCGGATCGACCGGGCCGACGTAATAAATCGCGCGGCCCTTGAAATCGACCGGCAGCTCTTCGCCCTTGTCGAGCATGTCCTGGATGCGCTTGTGGGCAGCATCGCGCCCGGTCAGCATCTTGCCCGAGAGCAGCAGCCGGTCGCCATGCTCCCAGCTATTGACCTCTTCCTGCGTCAGGTTGTCGAGATCGACGCGCTTTGCAGCGCTGTCGGGCTGCCAGTCGACCTTGGGCCATTGGTCGAGATCGGGCTGTTCGAGGTAGGCCGGGCCGGAGCCATCGAGCGTGAAATGGGCGTGGCGCGTGGCGGCGCAATTGGGGATCATCCCGACAGGCTTACCTGCCGCATGGCAGGGCGCGTCGAGAATCTTCACGTCGAGCACAGTCGACAGCCCGCCCAGTCCCTGCGCCCCGATCCCCTGGGCGTTGACCGCATCGAAAATGTCGATCCGCAATTGCTCGAGATCGTTCTGCGCCCCGCGCTGCTTGAGCTGGCCCATGTCGATCGGCTCCATCAGGCTCAGCTTGGCGAGCCGCATGCAATGTTCTGCCGTGCCACCGATGCCGATGCCCAGCATGCCCGGCGGACACCAGCCCGCGCCCATGCTGGGCAGCTGTTCGACCACCCAGTCGACGATATTGTCGCTGGGATTCATCATCTTGAACTTGGACTTGTTCTCGCTGCCGCCGCCCTTGGCCGCGACGTCGATCTCCACCATGCGGCCCGGCACCATCTCGACCGACAGCACACACGGCGTGTTGTCGCGGGTGTTGCGGCGGGTGAACGCCGGATCGGCGAGGATCGAGGCGCGCAGCTTGTTGTCAGGATGATTGTAGGCGCGGCGCACGCCTTCATCGACGACATCCTGCAGGCTCCGCCTAGAGACGAGCCGGCAGTCCTGCCCCCATTTCACGAACACGTTGACGATGCCGGTGTCCTGGCAGATCGGTCGATGCCCCTCGGCGCACATGCGGCTGTTGGTAAGGATTTGTGCGATCGCATCCTTCGCCGCCGGGCCCTGCTCCGCCTCGTAGGCATCGCCCAGGGCGCGGATGTAATCCATCGGGTGATAGTAGGAGATATATTGCAGCGCGTCGGCGACGCTTTCGATGAGATCGTCTTCGCGTATCGTGGTCATGTCGCTCATCGAAGCGATACTCCTTCTCGTAGAACCGGCGTCCCCATAGGCCCGCGAGCCGCTACCCGTCAAAAGGCAAAGACGGCATTCGCAGCCGCATAAGCGCTTGGCCTGTTCGGGCCATATCGGTAAGGGGGAATTGACGAACTGTATTGTCGGTGTAATACAGCTACAGGATTTCCCATGATCGATACTGCCACCCGCCCCATCGACTATGCCGCCGCCCGTCGCGCGATGATCGACAGCCAGCTGCGCACCAGCGGCGTCAATTCGACCGCTGTGCTGGCTCGGATGCTGTCCGTACCGCGCGAGGATCACGTGCCCGCGAGCGCCAGGGGCCATTGCTACATGGACCGCGCGATCGCGCTCGATAATGGCGGCACGCTGGCACAGCCGGTCTCGCACGGCAAGATGCTGAGCGAAGCGCGGCCGAACCTCGAAGACAGCGCGCTGATCGTCGAGAACGGCTCGGGCTACCTCGCGGCGCTGGTCGAACCGATGGTGGCGAAGCTGGACACTGTTTCGGCCGAAGATGCCGCAACGGGCAAGAAGCGCGGCAGCTACAGCCTGATCCTGATCGACGGCGCGATCGAAGCCTGCCCTGCGGCCCTGGCCAAGCGGCTCGACGAGAACGGTCGCATGGTCACTGGCCTGATCGAAGACGGCGTGACCCGCCTCGCGATCGGCAAGCGGCAGGGCAAGGACATGGCATTCCTCCCGGTCGCCGACGTTGCGCTACCGCGCCTCCCGGCTTTCGATAGCCCGAAAGGCTGGAGCTTCTGACCATGAAACGTCTCGGGAGGTATCCTGCCCTGCTGTGCGGAGCGTCGCTGCTGGCGGCGAGTCCGGCGCAGGCCGATACCCTGCGCGAGGCGCTGGTCGAGGCCTACCAGACCAATCCCACACTGCAGGCCGCCCGCGCCAACCAGCGCGCCGAGGACGAGAACCCCAATATCCAGCGCGCGCAGGGCCTGCCCAGTGTCACCGCCACCGCGCAATATATCGAATTCCTCAAAACCTCGCCCAACAGCTTCACCGCCCCTACCCGCACACTGCAGGTCGGTCCCGATCTGACGGTGCCGCTCTATGCCGGCGGCGCGGTCAAGAATTCGGTCCGGGCGGCTAAGGAACGCGTCGCGGCAGGGCAGGCCAGCCTGCGCGGGACCGAATCGGCCATTTTCAGCCAGGTCGTCGCCGCATACATGGATGTCCTCCGCGCTCAGGCGCTGGTCGGGCTCAACCTCAATCAGGTGCAGGTGCTGACGATCAACCTCGAAGCGACCAGCGACCGCTTCGAGATCGGCGACCTGACCCGCACCGATGTCGCGCAATCGCAATCGCGGCTGGCGCTGGCCCGCGGCGATCTTCGCAATGCAGAAGCCAATTTGATCCAAGCCCGCGAGTCCTATGCGCAACTGGTCGGCTCGGGCCCGGACGATCTGCAGCCGCCACCGCCGCTACCCAATTTGCCGGACGACCCGATCGTCGCGGTCGAAACCGCGCTCGAAAGCAATCCCGATCTCCTAGCCGCGCGCGAGCGGGCGCAGGCGGCGGGCTTCGATACCGAAGTCGCCGGTTCGGGCCGCCTGCCGACGGTCGGCCTGTTTGCAGGCGGCGACTATACCGACTATTTCGGCACCCTCGCGAGCGGCGTCACCGGCGTGTCGCAGAGCGAAACTACCGCCAATGCCGGGATCCGCCTCACCGTCCCGATCTTCCAGGGCGGACTTCCCGCGGCGCGCCAACGCCAGGCGGCGGCGCGCGAGACGGCTGCGCTCGAACAGGTGATCCAGGCCGAGCGCGAAGTGATCGCCACCACACGAGCGGCTTTCTCCAGCTACGAGGCTTCGCTCGCGGTCATCGAAAGCTCGCAGCTCGCGGTCCAGGCGGCCGAACTCAGCCTCGAGGGCGTGCGCGCGGAAAATTCGATCGGCAACCGCACCATCCTCGACGTGCTCAACGCCGAGCAGGAACTCCTGCAGGCCCGCGCGCAGCTGGTGACGGCGCGGCGCAACGCCTATGTCGCCGGCTTCACCCTGCTGGCCGCCATGGGCAGGGCGGAGGCGCGCGATCTCGGCCTCGAAGGCGGCGTGCTCTACGATCCGGTCACCAATTATGAGCGAGTCGACGGCCGTATCTGGGACTGGGACCGCGATCCCACACCTGCCGCGCAATCGACCAGAACCGTTGACATTCCGCCCGCAAATGCGGATGTCCCGGGTGACGTCACGGCTTCGGACGACCCGCAACCGTAGCGCTTAAGGGGGTTTGCAGCATGCGCCAGCAAGGCGAGGCTTCGGTCGAAGAAATTCTCGAATCGATCAAGAAAGTGATTGCACGCGACAATCGTGCGGGCGCTATGGAAGCGCGTCGTCGTCGCGAAAGCGAAGCTGCGGCCGACGATATGCCGGAACCCGTCGACGACGACGAAGCCGAAGAAGTGCTCGAACTCGGAACCGACGCCATGGTCGAGGACGTGACGTCGGAAGTCGGCGATCATGCCGAGGACTCGCTGCTCGGCGATGCCGTGCGAGACGCCATGCGCGACAATCTTGCCACGTTGGCGATGCTCGCCGAACCCGGTGCCAGGCCGCAGATCGTCCGCTCGGGAGAGACCTCGCTCGAAGGCATGGTGCGCGACATGCTGCGCCCGATGCTGGCCGAATGGCTGGAAAAGAACCTGCCCGGCATGGTCGAGGATATGGTCCGTAACGAGATCGCCCGTATCGCCGGCAAGCGCGGCTGACTTTCACGAACATTCGAAAGACCTTGCGCCCGCGCACCGAGCGCGTATCCCTGCGCGCCATGAACCGATATCTCGCGACCGCGGCGGCCTGTGGCCTTCTCGCAACTGCCATCGCCGCAACTGGCGCCCCGCTCCACGCCCAGGATAGTCCCGCGCCGATACCGGCCATGGAGACGGCGGAGCCGATGACGGCGCGCGACCTCGTCACCATGCCGCGCCTTGGCGCGCCGACAGTAACGGGTGACGGGCGCTATGCCGTCTTCGCAATTACCGTCACCGATGACGAGACGCTCAAGCGTACGAGCGAATTGCACCTGCGCGACCTGACCGATCTCGATGCAGCGACCACAAAGCTCGACCTCCTCGGATCGGCGCGGTCCGCCGCGTTCGGCCCTGACAACTGGCTGTATTTCCTGTCGGACCGCGAAGGCGCCGGGACGGGAAGCAAGGCGGGATCAGTGCAGGTCTGGCGCGCTTCGCTGGAAGCGGACGGAAGCGTCAAGGGGCCGCTGCCCGTCACCGATTTCGGTACCGACGTCGATGGCTTCTCGCTTTCGCCCGCAGGCGATGCGATTGCCGTGTGGGCGGAGATCGCCCGCGATTGCCCGCGCTTCGGCTGCGACGGCGATGGCACTGCGCACCTGCCCAGCCCCGGCAATGGCAGGCTCTACGACGGCGCCGACGGCTTTTATCGCCACTGGGATACATGGGAGACGCCGGGCACCTTCAGCCGCGTCTTCGTGTTCGGGCTGGAGAACGGCAAGACGGTCGGTGACGGCAAAGCGCTCGACGGGCCGCCGGGCGATGGCGCATCCATCACCGGCGACACGCCGACCAAGCCGTTCGGCGGCGGCGAGGATATCGCGTGGGCCGCCGACGGTTCGGCCATCTATTTCGTCGCCCGCAAGGCCGATGGCGACGAACCGACATCGACCAATCTCGACATCTATCGCTCCGATCTCGACGGCGGCGCACCCGAGAACCTGACCGCAGGCAATCTCGCCACCGACACGTCGCCCGTACCCTCGCCCGACGGCAGGTATCTCGCCTATCTCGCAATGGCGCGACCGGGTTACGAATCCGACAAGCTCACCGTCATGCTGCGCGATCTTGCCAGCGGGGAGAGCCGCGCGCTTACTCCCGACTACGACCGCAGTTTCCATTCGCTCGCGTGGACGCCCGATTCGCGCTGGCTCGTCGCGACCGCACAGGATGTGCTCGACACGCCTGCCTTCCGGATCGATCCGCAGACCGGCGCGGTCGAGAAGCTCGACCTGATGGCCGGCAACGAAGCGCATATTGCCAATGTCATGCCGCTGCCGGGCGAGCGCCTGCTCTTCGCCCGCGATTCGATCGGCTCGCCGTCGCACCTCTTCCTCTCCGACGGCTGGCAGCAGGCCAAGCCGCTGGTCCTGGTGGGCGGACCCGAGGTCGGAGCCATGGCTTCGGTGCAGACCACGCGCTTCAGCTTCGCCGGTGCGGGCGGCGACACGGTGTGGGGCCAGATCACCAAGCTCGAAGGGGCCGACGGGCCTATGCCGGCAATCCTCTACATTCACGGCGGCCCGCAAGGCTCGTTCAACGATGGCTGGTCGAGCCGCTGGAACCCGCGGGTGCTGGCGAGCCAGGGCTATGCGGTGATCTCGGTCGATTTCCACGGGTCGACCGGATACGGGCAGGCCTTTACCGACAGCATCAACAGGGACTGGGGCGGCAAGCCGTTGGAGGACTTGCAGAAAGGCCTCGCCGCCGCGCTCGCACGCGACCCGCAGATCGACGGCAACCGTGCCTGTGCAATGGGGGCGAGCTATGGCGGCTACATGGTCAACTGGATCGCCGGCAACTGGCCAGACCGGTTCAAGTGTCTCGTCCAGCACGACGGGCTCTTCGACATGCGCAGTTTCTACTACACCACGGAAGAGCTGTGGTTTCCGCGCTGGGATTTCGGCGGCTCCTACGCCGAAGCCGTAGAAACCTACGAGCGCTGGAACCCCGTCAATTACGTAAACAATTGGCAGACCCCGATGCTGGTGGTCGCCGGCGAGCGCGATTTTCGCGTGCCCTATACGCAGGGGCTTGCCAGCTTCACTGCGCTACAGGAACGCGACATTCCATCGCAGCTGCTGGTGTTCCCGGACGAGAACCACTGGGTGCTCGGCGGGAAGAACTCACTGCAATGGCACGAGACGGTGTTCGCCTGGCTCGATCGCTGGCTGAAGGAGGACGGCGAGGCAGGCGAATGACGTCGGAAAAGAAGCTCGACAAGGCGCGCCGCGCGCTGCGCTCGATCGCGGGCGAGCGGGTCGAGCGCCATATCTTTCTTTGCGCGCTGAGCGAGAAGCAGAAATGCTGCAAGCTCGACGAGGGCGAGCGGGCCTGGAAATATCTCAAGAGCCGCATGAAGGAACTGGGGCTGCCCAAGGCGGGGGTGGCCCAGCGCACGAAGGCCGATTGCCTACAAGTCTGCGCCGCCGGGCCGGTGGCGGTCGTTTATCCCGACCAGGTCTGGTATCACTCCTGCAACGAAGACGTGCTCGAGCGGATTATCCAGCAGCACCTGATCGGCGGTGAGCCGGTGGAGGAGTTCAGGCTCCGCAGCCCTGTCTAATCGTCGTTGCGCGGCAGGCGGTTGTCGACCGACTCATCGTGTCCGGTACCGTTCGACAGGAACACCAGACCCATCAGCGCGCTCATCAGCATCATCGAAAAGCCGATCCCCAACGCGACGGCAATAAAGAAATGCGGTGAGACCATGCCATTCTGCGCATAAAGCAGCGCCAGCGCGATAATCACCACGCCGACAGTCGCCAGCATCATGAAACGCATCAGCCGCTTGTAGCGCGCCCACGCAAAAGCCGCCTTGTCCGGATCTTCGAGCGGGGACTTGGGAAGCATGATACGATCCTGATACAGCGGGCTGCGCCGGGCTGCGCGTGGTAAATGCCCCGACTCGCCAAACTTGCCCTTTCATGGCATGTTCCGCACCAGCGAAAAAGGAGGCCCGCCATGGAAGTCGCACATCTCATCGAGAGGCGCGCCGCAGCTGATGTCATAACCTGCGATGCCCATCAACCTGTCCGAGAGGCCATAGCGCTGCTTGCGAGCAAGCGTATCGGGGCCGTGCCGGTCATGGAGAACGGCAGCATCGCCGGGATTTTCTCCGAACGCGACGTGATCTACCGCATGGCCGAGGAAGGCACGTCCTGCCTCGACAAGCTGGTCGGCCAGGTCATGACCGCGCCCGCCATCACGGTCGAGAAATCCACCAAGGTCGACGAGGCGCTGGCGCTGATGACGAAGCGCCGCATCCGCCATTTGCCGGTGACTGACAACGGCGCGTTCGCGGGGTTCGTTTCCATCGGCGACCTCGTCAAAAGCCGGATCGACGAGGTTGAAAACGAAGCGCAGGCGATGCGCGATTATATCCAGCACGCTTGAGCGGGGCCGGGCGCATCCCTACATTGCTGTAATGAGCGAAACGCTGACCCCCGCTGCCGAAAAAATTCCGGCGCTGACAGAAGCCGCCGCCGCGCGCGTGCGCTGGATTGCGGAAAAGCAGGGCAAACCGGCGATCCTGCGCCTCGCGGTCGAAGGCGGCGGATGCTCGGGCTTCCAGTACAAGTTCGAACTGGCCGATGCGCCCGAGGATGACGATCTGCAAAGCGAGACGGAAGGCGTCGCGCTAGTTGTCGATCCGGTCAGCCTCGAGCTGGTCGAAGGCAGCACGGTCGATTTCGTCGAATCGCTCGGCGGGGCAGCGTTCCAGGTTACCAACCCGCAGGCCGCCGCGGGATGCGGCTGCGGATCCTCTTTCGGGATCTGAATTCCAATTTTCCGTTCGCCCTGAGCTTGTCGAAGGGCCGTACTTTCTTTTAGCGCAGTACCCGAAGGTACGAGCATGGCTTCGACAACCCCGGATCGGGTCCGGGGCCGAACCGTCCCGGGGGTGAGAGCGTGAGAATTGCCACTTTCAATATCAACGGCATCAAGGCCCGCCTGCCGCGCCTCATCGAATGGCTCGAGGAAACGCGGCCGACGGTCGCCTGCCTTCAGGAAATCAAGAGCCAGGACGACGGCTTTCCCGCCGACGAATTCGAGAAGATCGGCTATCACGCCATCTGGCACGGGCAGAAAAGCTTCAACGGCGTCGCCATCCTGGCCGACGGGGTGAAGCCGGAAGAGACCCAGCGCGGACTCGGCGTGGACGGGCCCAAGGAAGGCGAGGGCGAGCAGGCGCGTTATCTCGAGGCCCACGTGAACGGCGTGCGCATCGCTTGCCTTTACCTGCCCAACGGCAATCCGCATCCCGGGCCAAAATTCGACTACAAGCTCGCTTGGATGGAAAAGCTGCGCGCCCGCATGCGCGAATTGTGGCAGAGCGAACAGCCGACGATCGTCACCGGCGATTTCAACGTCATCCCGCATGACGACGATGTCTGGTCGCCCAAGGCGATGCAGGACGATGCGCTGATGCAGCCGGAATCGCGCGATGCCTACCAGCGTCAGCTGGCCGACGGCTGGACCGATGCGGTCCGCACACTCAACCCGCGCGGCGGCGTGTGGACCTTTTGGGATTACCAGCGCGGTGCCTGGCAGCGCGACCACGGCTTCCGCATCGACCATTGCCTGCTGTCGCCCGAACTGGCCGATCGCCTGACCGCAGTCGGCGTCGACAAGGACTATCGCGGCCGCGAGAAGGCCAGCGATCACACGCCGGTCTGGGTCGAACTTGCCGACGGCTGACGACGGGCAATAGAAAACCCCTCCGCATCCCGTCGGACACGAAGAGGTTCCCTGCGACCCTGTCCTGCCGGAGCGTGTCCGGGCAGGGCGGGCTGACTGATTCGACAATCAGCGGTAGAAGATGTGCGTCTTGATCGTGGCGCGCGGCTGCTTGCGATAGCTCCAACGCGGCTTGACGTAATTGGCGTGGAAATAGAGCGAATCCTGCGCTTCGCTCTCCCACAGGCCTTCATGCGCGATGCGCGCGATCTTTTTGGCCTGCTTCCACGCGCTTGAGCCACGCTTGATCCGCGGCATCGTGCCGTTCTTCACGAAAGAAAACTGCGCGCGCTGGTAGACGACGCCGCAATAATCCGACGGGAAGACATTCGATTCGGCGCGGTTGATGACGACCTGCGCCACCGCGAGCTGGCCGTTGAGCGGCTCGCCGCGCGATTCGAAGTAGATGGCGCCGGCGAGGCATTCCATCTGGCGCGAAAGCTCCTGCGGAGCGGAAATCTCGGAAATGAGGTCGCGCAGCGAGTTGGCCTCGGGGGCACTGTCTTCCTGCGCGGGCGCTGCTTCGGTTTCGGGAAGCGGCTGAACCACTTCTTCGGCCACGAAAACCGGAACGGTTTCTTCGACCAGCGCCTGTTCTATCGGCTGGCTGGCTTCGCTGGCCTGCGCATTGGCGCCCGACAGCTCGGCACTTACAGCGGTAATCACCATGCTTGCGGCAACGGCCACCAGCGTGAAGTGAGAAGTCTTGCGGCTCATCAATCTCAAATCTTACGGCGGTGAGCGAACCAGACGCAGGCGGGAACCGAGGGAGGAATTAAGCGTATTAGCTTTACGGTTCTGAACGGACCTGCCGGTCGCCCCCCGTCTGCGCGCTCATCGCACGCGGCAGGAGTGCCGCGTGGATTGCCTACGCCAATTTCGGGAGTGCCGCGCAGATAGGCGGGTTGACGTTTAGGTCAAGCTAACCGGGCAGATTTGCGATGAACTGTGCCCCGTCCGCGATATCCGCTTCGAGAATCCAGACATCACTGTCCTGCCGCTTCCTGCGGTCGAGATATTCGCTGAATTCCCCCAGTTTTTCAGGGTCTTGCTCTTTCGAAAGCGTCCAGGCGCGCGATCCGTCGAGCTGGGGCATTCTTTCGTAAAGTTGCGCGGAATGGCCATTCTGTGTCGCAACCAGCAAGATGGTTCCGGCGTCGCGCTCGCCTTTGGCAAGCACGGTAGCGAAACCGCCTCCGGCTTCGACAAGGCGGATAATCGCGGCGATTTCGAGATGGGCAGGGAGCCGCGAATCGCCCATGTCAGCCTTCCGGGGAATATCCCGGCAATCCTGCCAGCGGGATATGCGAGCGCATGAACGTGCCGGTCCCGCGTCCGATCTCTTCGCCCTCCGCATCGACCAGCCGCGCTTCCGCGACGAAGACCCGCCGCTTGCCGCTGACCCAGCGCCCTTCGGCCACGACCTCCCCCATACGCACCGGCTTGGTGAAATGCAGGTTGAACGATGTCGTCAGTAGGAAGCGGTCGGTCACCAGCGTGTTGGCGGCATAGAAAGCCGCATCGTCGAGCATCTTGAAATAGATCGTGCCATGCGCCGCGCCGGCCGCGTGATAGGTCTGCTCGGTCACCTGGAAGGTGATGCGCGAGCGCCCCCGCTCTTCGATCGCCAGCGCGGATTCGAACAGATGGTTGACGGGAGCGGCGGTGTAAAGACGCTCGAGCGCGCGGTAATGCAGGTCCGCCCCGGGGGTCTGCTCAGGCTGCGTCACGATCCGCCGCGTTGGTAATCAGCGCGTAGAGCGCTTCGGCATCGGGCGCTTCGGTCAGCAGGCGATGCGACTCCTCGTCGCGCACCAGCCGTGAAATCGCCGCCAGCGCGTGCAAATGCGTTGCTCCTGCATTGCTGGGCGACAGCAAGCCGAAGACCAGGTCGACCGGCATGCCGTCGGCGGCCGCGAAATCGCAAGCCGCGTCGAGCCGCAGCAGGACCGCCAGCGGGCGCGAGATCGTATCGAGGCGGGCATGCGGAATCGCCACGCCGCGCCCGAAACCCGTACTGCCCAGTTTCTCGCGCTCTTCCAGCGCATCGAGCACGCCGCCAGCGTCGAGATCGTAGATCCGCGCGAAATGATCGGCCAGCAGCGACAGGACCTCGCCCTTGGTGTCGGCAGATGCGCTGGCGACGGCTTCGGGCGGGAAAGAGAAAAGCGCATTCATGGTGAAACTCGGGGGTATTTCCAGCACTCGACAGGTTTCGGACCGCGCGGACAGACAAGCGACGAACGCCCGCGATCAGGCGCTGCTCGATACCGATGTGGTCCCTCTCAGTGCGGTTCGACCCAGCCGATCGATCCGTCACGGCGGCGATAGACCATATTATGTCGGCCCGTTCCAGCGTTTTTGAAGAACATCGCGTTTGTGTCACGCAAGTCCAGCATCATGACCGCATCCGCTACGGAAGCCTCGGGAATATCGGTTTTCGTTTCCGCCACGACCAGCGGGGCCTCGCCGCCGTCCTCGTCCTCGATCTCGTCGGAATCGGATGCCGCGAAGATCGTATAGGCCGCTTCCTCTTCCTTGAGCGCATGGGCGGCCTGTTCGTGCCGGTCTTGCAGCCGGCGCTTGTAGCGCCGCAATTGCTTGTCGAGCTTTTCCGCCGCCTGGTCGAGCGCCTGGTGCGCGTCATGCGCCTCGCCATGGGCCTTGAGCACGAGCCCCTGCATGACATGGGTCACGATGTCGCAGGCAAAAGCCCCGGCAGGCGCCTTGCCGAACGTAACGTGTGAAGAAATCGCCCGGCTGAAATACTTTTCGACGATGGCATTCAACCGGTCGGAGGCGTGGTCCTGCAGCGCGCTGCCGGTTTCGATCTGGTGGCCTGAAACGCGAATATCCATCGGCGACACTCTCCTGTTGTCTTGGGGGCATTGCTCACACGAGCGACGGCTGTATCAATTGTTCCAGAGCGGGGACTCGATCCCTTCGAGGAACACTTTGTGTCGGGCCAGTTCCTCCGCACTGGCCGCATGGGGACGGGGTGTGCGAAACGCTCGTGCGACCGTTTCCGGCTTCCACGCAGCTTCGGACGGGTCGGTGTCGGCGGCTTCCGGATCGAGGCCGAGCCCAATCTGCCTGCCGCCGAGCAATTCGACATAGACCTGGGCCAGCAACTCGGCATCGAGCAGCGCGCCGTGCTTGACCCGGTGGCTGCGATCGACGCCGTAGCGGCTGCACAGCGCATCGAGCGACACCTTGGCGCCGGGGTGCTTCTTGCGCGCGATCTGGACGGTATCGACCATGCGATCCAAGCTGATTGCCTCGCGCTCGATCAGCTCCAGCTCGGTGTTGAGAAAGCCGAAATCGAACCCGGCATTGTGTGCCACCAGCGGCGCATCGCCGAGGAATTCGAGCAGCGCATCCGCCGTGTCGCGAAACAGCGGCTTGTCGGACAGGAAGGCGGCGGACAGTCCGTGTACTTCCTCTGCCGCCGGCGGCATGTCGCGTTCCGGATTGTAATAGGCATGGAAGGTCTCGCCGGTCGGGACCCGGTTCATCAGTTCCACGCAGCCGATTTCAACCATCCGGTCCCCTGTCTTGGGGTCGAGGCCGGTGGTTTCGGTATCGAACACGATTTCACGCATTGGCTGCACTATTCACCCTTGTGGCGCGAGTCGCAAGAGGTGTGATGGTGGATCGGTCTTCAGGCCGCGAGTTCGGCGATGAGCGCCTTTACCGAAGCCTCGGTCGCCTCCAGCGATTGTCCCGTATCGATGACATGGTCGGCGCGCTCGCGCTTTTCCGCATCGGGCACCTGCAGCGTGAGGATGTGTTCGAACTTCTCCGGCGTCATGCCGGGCCGGGCGAGCACCCGTTCACGCTGCGTTTCGGCGGGAGCAGACACCACCACGACCGCATCGACCGCAGCGTGCCCGCCCTTTTCGAACAGCAGCGGAATGTCGAAAACGACCATCGGTTTGTCGTGATGCTGCTCGAGGAACGCGGCGCGCTTGGCACCGACCGCGGGATGCACGATCGCCTCAAGGTTCGCCAGCAGCGTGGCATCGGCGAAAACCTGCGCGCCCAGGGCCTCGCGGTCGACGCCTTCAGGCCCGGTCGAACCGGGGAAGGCGGCTTCGATGGCGGGCAGCA carries:
- the hpf gene encoding ribosome hibernation-promoting factor, HPF/YfiA family, which codes for MDIRVSGHQIETGSALQDHASDRLNAIVEKYFSRAISSHVTFGKAPAGAFACDIVTHVMQGLVLKAHGEAHDAHQALDQAAEKLDKQLRRYKRRLQDRHEQAAHALKEEEAAYTIFAASDSDEIEDEDGGEAPLVVAETKTDIPEASVADAVMMLDLRDTNAMFFKNAGTGRHNMVYRRRDGSIGWVEPH
- a CDS encoding DUF1491 family protein, yielding MGDSRLPAHLEIAAIIRLVEAGGGFATVLAKGERDAGTILLVATQNGHSAQLYERMPQLDGSRAWTLSKEQDPEKLGEFSEYLDRRKRQDSDVWILEADIADGAQFIANLPG
- a CDS encoding PaaI family thioesterase produces the protein MTQPEQTPGADLHYRALERLYTAAPVNHLFESALAIEERGRSRITFQVTEQTYHAAGAAHGTIYFKMLDDAAFYAANTLVTDRFLLTTSFNLHFTKPVRMGEVVAEGRWVSGKRRVFVAEARLVDAEGEEIGRGTGTFMRSHIPLAGLPGYSPEG
- the xth gene encoding exodeoxyribonuclease III → MRIATFNINGIKARLPRLIEWLEETRPTVACLQEIKSQDDGFPADEFEKIGYHAIWHGQKSFNGVAILADGVKPEETQRGLGVDGPKEGEGEQARYLEAHVNGVRIACLYLPNGNPHPGPKFDYKLAWMEKLRARMRELWQSEQPTIVTGDFNVIPHDDDVWSPKAMQDDALMQPESRDAYQRQLADGWTDAVRTLNPRGGVWTFWDYQRGAWQRDHGFRIDHCLLSPELADRLTAVGVDKDYRGREKASDHTPVWVELADG
- the dnaQ gene encoding DNA polymerase III subunit epsilon, whose translation is MREIVFDTETTGLDPKTGDRMVEIGCVELMNRVPTGETFHAYYNPERDMPPAAEEVHGLSAAFLSDKPLFRDTADALLEFLGDAPLVAHNAGFDFGFLNTELELIEREAISLDRMVDTVQIARKKHPGAKVSLDALCSRYGVDRSHRVKHGALLDAELLAQVYVELLGGRQIGLGLDPEAADTDPSEAAWKPETVARAFRTPRPHAASAEELARHKVFLEGIESPLWNN
- a CDS encoding cell wall hydrolase, with amino-acid sequence MSRKTSHFTLVAVAASMVITAVSAELSGANAQASEASQPIEQALVEETVPVFVAEEVVQPLPETEAAPAQEDSAPEANSLRDLISEISAPQELSRQMECLAGAIYFESRGEPLNGQLAVAQVVINRAESNVFPSDYCGVVYQRAQFSFVKNGTMPRIKRGSSAWKQAKKIARIAHEGLWESEAQDSLYFHANYVKPRWSYRKQPRATIKTHIFYR
- the coaE gene encoding dephospho-CoA kinase (Dephospho-CoA kinase (CoaE) performs the final step in coenzyme A biosynthesis.) — its product is MNRPKIIGLTGSIGMGKSTVADMFERAGVPVFDADAEVRAMQGPGGELLPAIEAAFPGSTGPEGVDREALGAQVFADATLLANLEAIVHPAVGAKRAAFLEQHHDKPMVVFDIPLLFEKGGHAAVDAVVVVSAPAETQRERVLARPGMTPEKFEHILTLQVPDAEKRERADHVIDTGQSLEATEASVKALIAELAA
- a CDS encoding PTS sugar transporter subunit IIA; amino-acid sequence: MNALFSFPPEAVASASADTKGEVLSLLADHFARIYDLDAGGVLDALEEREKLGSTGFGRGVAIPHARLDTISRPLAVLLRLDAACDFAAADGMPVDLVFGLLSPSNAGATHLHALAAISRLVRDEESHRLLTEAPDAEALYALITNAADRDAA